The Pontibacter pudoricolor genome contains a region encoding:
- a CDS encoding FUSC family protein: MAVRQFSIDADMILYIIRCSVGFLIGYALYLAFQQFELYWTMLSIILVLSPEVKDSPRLTNERVKSNLIGSIVGLFCFILPVHQVVMMVLGITLAIVICHFFKLMNVARTAVVALIIVVIHEQESMTYWSAVERFVSVTLGCLIGLAVSTVTAFLSETIKKKTN; encoded by the coding sequence ATGGCAGTAAGGCAGTTTAGCATAGATGCGGACATGATCCTGTACATCATCCGGTGTTCCGTCGGGTTCCTGATCGGGTATGCGCTGTATCTTGCTTTTCAGCAGTTTGAGCTTTACTGGACCATGCTTTCGATCATACTTGTGCTGTCTCCGGAAGTAAAAGACTCTCCCAGGCTAACCAACGAGCGGGTAAAATCTAACCTGATCGGGTCAATTGTAGGGCTGTTCTGCTTTATCCTGCCGGTACACCAGGTGGTTATGATGGTGCTTGGTATTACGCTTGCCATTGTCATCTGCCACTTCTTTAAATTAATGAATGTGGCCCGCACAGCTGTAGTTGCGCTTATCATTGTGGTGATCCATGAACAGGAATCAATGACCTACTGGTCAGCAGTAGAGCGGTTTGTGTCGGTAACGCTGGGTTGCCTCATCGGGCTTGCCGTTTCCACTGTCACTGCCTTTCTGTCTGAAACTATCAAAAAGAAAACAAACTGA
- a CDS encoding 3-oxoacid CoA-transferase — translation MKSVAQITLEEAVALVKDGDILLQGGFGMTGNPVHLMHALAETKTKNLTFIGNNVGEAGIGGGRLLRNGQIKKMIGSFFTSNPEAVKAAQDGDVDYELLPQGTLAEAIRAGGAGIGGFYTPTSAGTELAEGRETKVIKGVEQVFVEGIRGNVAFVRAWKADTAGNLTYRMTEQNFNRAMATAADIVIAEVEEIVPVGEIAPEHVHTPGSFINYLVQATLTPEDLGSSASVSTSRKVDETRMNMARRALKELKRGDVVNLGIGIPTLVADLITPEDGIVMHTENGMLGVGPVPTDGGGAMVYPVNAGKIPVTALPGASYFDSADSFAMIRGKHVDIAVMGGLEVDEKANLANWAVPGQPLLGVGGAMDLASGAKTLIITMTHTNKDGSPKIVPTCALPLTALKAVDMIITDLAVFRFIDGQLTLTELMPGATLEEVRNKTAAKFKEALVE, via the coding sequence ATGAAATCGGTAGCACAGATAACCCTTGAAGAAGCTGTTGCTTTGGTAAAGGATGGCGATATATTACTGCAGGGCGGCTTCGGGATGACGGGCAACCCGGTGCACCTGATGCACGCATTGGCTGAAACCAAAACAAAGAATCTGACCTTTATCGGGAACAATGTAGGGGAAGCTGGTATAGGTGGTGGCAGGTTGTTGCGCAACGGGCAGATCAAAAAAATGATCGGCTCTTTCTTTACCAGTAACCCCGAAGCCGTGAAAGCTGCCCAGGATGGTGACGTAGACTACGAGCTGCTGCCTCAGGGTACGCTTGCAGAAGCTATTAGAGCAGGAGGAGCAGGTATTGGTGGTTTTTATACGCCAACGTCAGCCGGTACCGAACTTGCTGAAGGTCGCGAGACAAAAGTAATTAAGGGAGTAGAGCAGGTATTTGTGGAAGGTATCCGGGGCAATGTAGCTTTTGTGCGAGCCTGGAAAGCGGATACGGCCGGCAACCTGACCTACCGCATGACAGAGCAGAACTTTAACCGCGCCATGGCCACCGCTGCTGATATTGTAATTGCGGAAGTAGAAGAAATTGTACCGGTAGGTGAGATCGCCCCCGAGCATGTACACACCCCGGGCTCTTTTATAAATTACCTGGTGCAGGCAACGCTTACGCCGGAAGATTTAGGTTCTTCTGCCTCCGTTTCCACCTCCCGAAAAGTAGACGAAACGCGCATGAACATGGCCAGGCGAGCTCTGAAGGAACTGAAAAGAGGGGATGTGGTGAACCTGGGAATCGGCATACCGACATTGGTCGCGGATCTGATCACGCCTGAAGATGGCATCGTGATGCACACTGAGAATGGCATGCTGGGAGTTGGTCCGGTTCCAACGGATGGCGGTGGCGCAATGGTTTACCCGGTAAATGCCGGTAAAATTCCGGTTACAGCCCTGCCGGGGGCCAGCTATTTCGACAGTGCAGATTCGTTTGCTATGATACGCGGCAAACATGTGGACATTGCGGTAATGGGTGGCCTGGAAGTGGATGAAAAGGCAAACCTGGCCAACTGGGCTGTACCTGGTCAGCCGCTGCTCGGCGTAGGCGGCGCTATGGACCTGGCTTCGGGCGCCAAAACGCTCATCATCACCATGACCCATACAAACAAAGATGGTTCGCCGAAGATCGTTCCGACCTGCGCATTGCCATTAACAGCACTAAAAGCGGTAGACATGATCATTACAGACCTGGCCGTTTTCAGGTTTATAGATGGACAGCTGACCCTTACGGAGCTAATGCCCGGAGCAACACTGGAAGAGGTAAGGAACAAAACTGCGGCGAAATTTAAAGAGGCTCTGGTGGAGTAA
- the pcaD gene encoding 3-oxoadipate enol-lactonase yields the protein MPTIKIANNDCFYTYADLGHDDTIVFSNSLGTDLTMWDEVAHVLGEYLNILRYDTRGHGQSTISSDVVTIAELGQDVIALLDHLKLEKVYFCGLSMGGLIGQWLGIHKPERFKKIIIANTAAKIGTEEGWNTRIAQVKEHGLQSILDGTAQRWFTPEFRQEHKAIVDAVLEKFKQTSLQGYIANCAAVRDADFKEELPNLSVPTLIISGTKDEVTTTEDGDFLASSIPRSRHVQLDANHLSSVEQPAAFAKNILYAAKNEGDFYLKIFPLI from the coding sequence ATGCCAACTATAAAAATCGCCAATAACGACTGTTTTTACACCTACGCTGACCTAGGGCACGATGATACCATTGTGTTTTCGAATTCATTGGGAACAGACCTGACCATGTGGGATGAGGTAGCGCATGTGTTAGGGGAATACCTAAACATATTGCGTTATGATACGCGTGGGCACGGACAGAGTACCATCAGTTCGGATGTGGTAACTATAGCTGAGCTTGGGCAGGATGTGATTGCCCTGCTGGACCATTTAAAGTTAGAAAAGGTTTACTTCTGCGGCTTGTCGATGGGCGGTCTGATCGGGCAGTGGTTGGGTATACACAAGCCGGAGCGGTTCAAAAAGATCATCATTGCAAACACAGCAGCTAAAATCGGAACGGAAGAAGGCTGGAACACACGCATTGCGCAGGTAAAGGAGCATGGCTTGCAGAGCATACTGGATGGCACCGCACAACGCTGGTTTACCCCTGAATTCAGGCAGGAACATAAAGCTATAGTTGACGCGGTGCTGGAGAAATTCAAACAAACCTCCCTGCAAGGGTATATTGCCAATTGCGCTGCCGTGCGGGATGCGGATTTCAAGGAAGAGTTGCCAAATCTGAGTGTTCCGACCCTTATTATCAGCGGAACCAAGGACGAAGTGACCACCACCGAAGACGGCGATTTCCTGGCCAGTAGCATACCCCGCTCACGGCATGTTCAATTAGACGCCAACCACCTTTCCAGTGTGGAACAGCCCGCTGCGTTTGCAAAAAACATACTATACGCCGCCAAAAATGAAGGCGACTTTTATTTGAAAATTTTCCCATTGATATAA
- the catA gene encoding catechol 1,2-dioxygenase: MERSQIDAVIERIKTTEVQGHGSDRIKEIVNRLTRDLFYAIEDLDIQPEEIWKAVDWLTLTGKNNEWGLVAAGIGLEHFLDLRMDEAEAKAGITGGTPRTIEGPLYVPGAPESYAYAELETEPEVGGERLYMQGQVRDEDGKPVPNAKVEVWHCNLRGMYSIFDSSQPPFNLRRAIITDDNGRYRFKSILPVGYSCPPGGATDQLLKAIGRHGSRPAHIHFFVTAEGHRKLTTQINIEGDPLIWDDFAFATREELVPHITRYSATEAKEKFNIDEPFASIDFDFEIHKEKQGVFSAEIERTHGPA, encoded by the coding sequence ATGGAAAGAAGTCAGATAGACGCCGTCATTGAAAGGATAAAAACGACAGAGGTACAGGGCCACGGCTCAGATCGCATCAAAGAGATCGTAAACCGACTCACCCGCGATCTTTTCTACGCCATCGAAGACCTGGATATTCAGCCGGAAGAGATATGGAAAGCCGTGGACTGGTTGACCTTAACCGGTAAAAACAACGAATGGGGACTGGTGGCAGCCGGTATCGGACTGGAACACTTCCTGGATCTGCGCATGGATGAAGCCGAAGCCAAAGCCGGTATTACCGGTGGCACCCCAAGAACGATAGAAGGTCCGCTTTACGTGCCGGGTGCACCGGAATCTTATGCCTATGCAGAGCTTGAAACGGAGCCGGAAGTAGGCGGCGAAAGACTATACATGCAAGGCCAGGTACGCGATGAAGACGGCAAACCGGTACCAAACGCAAAAGTGGAAGTATGGCATTGCAACCTGAGAGGTATGTACTCTATCTTTGATTCGTCTCAGCCGCCGTTCAATTTACGCAGAGCCATCATCACAGACGATAACGGCAGGTACAGGTTCAAGAGCATATTGCCGGTTGGCTATAGTTGTCCTCCGGGCGGAGCCACAGACCAGTTACTGAAAGCTATTGGCCGACACGGCAGCCGCCCGGCTCACATTCACTTTTTTGTTACAGCCGAAGGACACCGCAAACTAACCACGCAGATCAACATCGAAGGAGACCCGCTTATCTGGGATGATTTTGCTTTTGCTACCCGCGAGGAACTGGTGCCGCATATTACCCGGTATTCCGCTACCGAAGCAAAAGAGAAATTCAACATCGACGAACCGTTCGCTTCCATTGATTTTGATTTTGAGATACACAAGGAGAAGCAAGGCGTGTTCTCTGCAGAGATCGAGCGTACCCACGGACCTGCCTAA
- the catC gene encoding muconolactone Delta-isomerase, with protein sequence MLFHVHMTVNIPLDLDKTYVDDLKAKEKALSQDLQRQGKWTHIWRIAGKYANISIFNVASAGELHDILMSLPLYPFMELEVTALCQHYSSVKNEEEAH encoded by the coding sequence ATGTTATTTCATGTGCACATGACAGTGAACATCCCCCTGGACCTGGATAAGACCTATGTGGATGATCTGAAAGCAAAAGAGAAAGCACTGTCCCAGGATCTGCAACGGCAGGGCAAATGGACGCATATCTGGCGCATTGCAGGTAAGTACGCTAACATCAGCATTTTTAATGTAGCCAGCGCCGGCGAACTGCACGACATCCTTATGTCGCTCCCGCTTTATCCGTTTATGGAATTGGAAGTTACAGCGCTCTGCCAGCATTACTCGTCCGTCAAAAACGAAGAAGAAGCCCACTAA
- a CDS encoding muconate/chloromuconate family cycloisomerase has protein sequence MKDIQIERIESVIVDLPTIRPHHLSMAVMRSQTMVIVRLFCSDGIEGLGEATTIGGLSYGDESPEGMKLTIDTYIAPLLQCKSVLSINAIMALLEYTIKGNHFVKSAIETALLDAQGKRLGVSVATLLGGAVTQSLPVLWTLASGDTEKDIQEAHTLLENGRHRAFKLKIGRNDWRTDVAHVAAIKSAVGPDVMVTVDVNQAWTESVAKQGIAYLQDAGIDLIEQPIVKTNFDGLARLTQYFRVPIMADEAAGTVSDAFKLAKIGGGSVFALKISKAGGLTNIQKQAAIAQGAGISLYGGTMLEGTIGTVASAHVFSTLPALDWGTELFGPLLLTEDIVKKKLTYGNGVMEIPQEPGLGVELDMNQVEKFKRR, from the coding sequence ATGAAAGACATACAGATAGAGCGTATTGAATCGGTTATAGTTGACCTGCCTACCATACGCCCGCACCATTTATCGATGGCCGTTATGCGCAGCCAGACGATGGTGATTGTGCGGTTGTTTTGCAGCGATGGAATAGAAGGCTTAGGCGAAGCCACAACTATAGGCGGCCTGAGCTACGGCGACGAATCGCCGGAAGGAATGAAGCTGACGATCGATACATACATTGCCCCGCTGCTGCAATGTAAATCGGTGCTTAGTATTAATGCCATCATGGCCTTGCTGGAGTATACTATAAAAGGCAACCATTTTGTAAAGTCCGCCATCGAAACAGCCCTTTTAGATGCCCAGGGCAAAAGATTAGGTGTTTCAGTGGCTACACTGCTGGGCGGGGCTGTTACCCAGAGCCTGCCTGTGCTCTGGACACTTGCCAGCGGTGATACAGAAAAAGACATACAGGAAGCGCATACCCTGCTGGAAAACGGCAGACACAGGGCTTTTAAACTCAAGATCGGACGTAACGACTGGCGGACTGATGTAGCTCATGTAGCCGCCATTAAATCTGCTGTAGGTCCGGATGTGATGGTGACAGTGGACGTTAACCAGGCCTGGACCGAAAGTGTAGCGAAACAAGGTATTGCGTATTTACAGGATGCAGGCATCGACCTGATCGAGCAGCCTATAGTTAAAACGAACTTCGACGGACTGGCCCGGCTCACCCAATACTTCAGAGTACCCATCATGGCCGATGAAGCGGCAGGAACAGTGTCGGACGCGTTTAAGCTTGCCAAGATAGGAGGGGGTAGTGTTTTTGCATTAAAAATTTCCAAAGCAGGTGGCCTGACCAATATTCAGAAACAGGCGGCCATTGCACAGGGGGCAGGCATAAGCCTGTATGGAGGAACCATGCTGGAAGGCACGATCGGTACGGTAGCTTCGGCACACGTTTTCAGCACCCTTCCTGCCCTCGACTGGGGCACCGAACTCTTTGGCCCGCTCTTACTAACCGAAGATATTGTAAAGAAGAAGCTCACATATGGCAATGGCGTGATGGAGATTCCGCAGGAGCCGGGATTGGGTGTGGAGCTGGATATGAATCAGGTAGAAAAATTTAAAAGAAGATAA
- a CDS encoding helix-turn-helix domain-containing protein, which yields MHPKRFYKGLYGSNSIEFAKGLINVHPFGEIGKQHQGQVKLHAHNNFLQIFLIQSGSTAFYCGTEKTEVQGPAFIVVPKNIEHGFIHQTHVTGWILNLADTVLEHMLQREADVIFGMDETHVVAVTPEQQAITGVFETMQKCVEEYNSQLPGRLLMLQHLVGQMLVQLYRIALGRKTIFFDSSNSSKVYFRRFQQLIRAEESYKKHVEEYANELSISTGHLSRICRNIAGKSPKDILIDHFITKAQLALADVESSVSDISYTLGFEDPAYFARIFKKRTGQTPIEFRKKIGVNNS from the coding sequence ATGCACCCGAAACGCTTTTATAAAGGACTTTACGGTTCAAACTCCATCGAATTTGCGAAAGGCCTGATTAACGTGCACCCGTTCGGGGAGATTGGTAAACAGCACCAGGGACAGGTAAAGCTCCATGCCCACAATAACTTTCTGCAGATCTTCCTTATCCAGAGTGGCAGTACAGCGTTTTACTGCGGAACAGAAAAAACCGAGGTTCAAGGCCCTGCTTTTATAGTTGTCCCTAAAAATATTGAACATGGCTTTATACATCAGACGCACGTTACCGGCTGGATCTTAAACCTGGCTGACACCGTGTTGGAGCACATGCTGCAGCGGGAAGCGGATGTTATTTTCGGGATGGATGAAACCCATGTGGTAGCAGTTACACCGGAGCAACAAGCCATTACCGGGGTATTTGAAACGATGCAGAAATGTGTGGAGGAATACAACAGCCAGTTGCCAGGCCGGCTGTTAATGCTGCAACATTTAGTAGGGCAGATGCTTGTGCAACTATACCGTATTGCACTGGGCAGAAAGACTATCTTCTTTGATTCATCCAACAGCAGTAAAGTCTACTTCCGGAGGTTTCAGCAGCTGATCAGGGCAGAAGAATCCTACAAAAAGCATGTGGAAGAATATGCCAATGAACTGTCAATCTCAACCGGGCATCTTAGCCGCATCTGCAGAAACATCGCTGGTAAATCACCTAAAGATATCCTGATAGATCACTTCATCACAAAAGCACAATTAGCCCTCGCTGATGTGGAGAGCAGTGTTTCGGACATATCTTACACGCTCGGCTTCGAAGACCCTGCCTACTTTGCCAGAATCTTCAAGAAAAGAACTGGTCAGACCCCGATAGAATTTCGCAAAAAGATAGGCGTAAATAATTCTTAA
- a CDS encoding adenylate/guanylate cyclase domain-containing protein, translating into MPYQVNFKGEKVVPVEEGQTILQASLAAGIPHYHACGGKGQCTTCRVLVLQGQEQLTPPTSYERVIKNVKKFPDNVRLACQSNIKGEGVEVQRLIRDETDRYIFINGSDDSTTRVMGERRKMALFFIDIRNFTPFIEASLPFDVIHIMRRIFAIFRNAITQYDGVIIETAGDGLYAVFGLNSKIKQAAESAVLAGLKILADLRIFNNTYMRPYFNHTFEVGIGVHVGKVIVGNVGIGLSNNLTVMGYPVNIAARLQAATRELNNSFVISDLAYRLLRNQPYSLGCGHINLKGVSTAYEVQLIGKPYETELPTIAPDAT; encoded by the coding sequence ATGCCCTACCAGGTGAATTTCAAAGGTGAGAAAGTGGTGCCCGTAGAAGAGGGCCAGACGATACTTCAGGCATCGCTGGCCGCCGGCATACCACATTACCATGCCTGCGGCGGGAAAGGGCAATGTACAACTTGTAGGGTATTAGTTTTGCAAGGCCAGGAACAGCTTACCCCGCCTACTAGCTATGAACGTGTCATCAAAAATGTAAAGAAGTTTCCGGACAATGTGCGGCTTGCCTGCCAGTCTAATATAAAGGGGGAAGGGGTAGAGGTACAGCGACTGATCCGGGATGAAACGGACCGTTATATTTTTATAAACGGCTCCGATGATAGCACAACCCGAGTGATGGGGGAACGTCGCAAGATGGCCCTTTTCTTTATCGATATCCGCAACTTTACCCCGTTTATAGAAGCCAGTTTACCTTTTGATGTCATTCACATCATGCGCCGGATCTTTGCTATTTTCCGGAATGCCATTACCCAGTACGACGGCGTGATCATAGAAACGGCAGGGGATGGTCTTTATGCTGTTTTCGGGCTTAACAGTAAAATTAAGCAGGCTGCGGAGTCTGCGGTGCTGGCCGGGCTAAAAATTCTGGCAGACCTGCGGATCTTCAATAACACGTACATGCGGCCCTATTTTAACCATACGTTTGAAGTTGGTATTGGAGTCCATGTCGGGAAAGTGATTGTAGGTAACGTAGGCATTGGCCTGAGCAATAACCTGACAGTGATGGGATATCCGGTTAACATAGCTGCCCGGCTGCAGGCGGCAACCCGGGAACTGAATAACAGCTTTGTGATCTCTGACCTGGCTTACCGCCTTCTGAGAAATCAACCTTATTCCCTGGGCTGCGGACACATTAACCTGAAAGGCGTAAGTACGGCCTACGAGGTACAACTGATCGGTAAACCCTATGAAACAGAACTCCCAACTATAGCACCTGACGCAACCTGA
- a CDS encoding GNAT family N-acetyltransferase, which yields MDKPMEIEVKDNPARGRFETTIEGQTAMIKYKLRPGVITVLHTEVPKELEGRGIAGTMTRFALEQIRERGLQLIPLCPYMRAYLKKHPEYQDLVKDGAGEIV from the coding sequence ATGGATAAGCCAATGGAGATAGAAGTGAAAGATAACCCGGCGCGGGGCAGGTTTGAGACAACTATAGAAGGTCAAACTGCTATGATCAAATATAAACTGCGGCCAGGCGTGATAACCGTACTGCACACCGAGGTGCCAAAAGAACTGGAAGGCCGTGGGATAGCCGGCACCATGACCAGATTCGCGCTGGAACAGATCCGGGAAAGAGGGCTGCAGTTAATTCCGTTATGCCCTTATATGCGGGCGTATCTAAAAAAGCATCCGGAGTACCAGGACCTGGTTAAAGACGGAGCCGGAGAAATTGTTTAA
- a CDS encoding alpha/beta hydrolase, with amino-acid sequence MYTHKNDVITRGKPLSETGKALILVHGRGASAQSILDLANHLPAQGFTLYAPQATNHSWYPYSFMAPEEQNQPALDSALELLDGVVKSILDEGVKSEHIYLGGFSQGACLTSEYATRNARKYGGLLPFTGGLIGQKLVTDRYKGNFEGTPVLISTGDPDPHVPVSRVEETVGIMKKLGAIVTKKIYPGRPHTILQEELELASNILAADNG; translated from the coding sequence ATGTATACACATAAGAATGACGTGATAACGCGGGGTAAGCCCTTGTCGGAAACTGGCAAGGCACTGATACTGGTCCATGGCCGGGGTGCCTCTGCCCAGAGCATCCTTGACCTGGCAAACCATCTGCCCGCACAGGGCTTTACACTATACGCTCCGCAGGCTACGAACCATAGTTGGTACCCGTATAGTTTTATGGCACCTGAAGAGCAGAATCAGCCTGCCCTGGATTCAGCCTTGGAGTTACTTGACGGAGTTGTTAAAAGCATACTGGACGAGGGCGTAAAGAGTGAGCATATATACCTTGGCGGCTTCTCGCAAGGCGCCTGTCTCACCTCAGAATACGCTACCCGAAATGCCAGAAAGTATGGTGGACTGTTGCCGTTTACCGGCGGCCTTATTGGGCAAAAATTAGTTACAGACAGGTATAAAGGCAATTTTGAAGGCACTCCGGTACTCATCAGCACCGGCGACCCTGACCCGCACGTGCCCGTAAGCAGGGTAGAGGAGACGGTAGGAATAATGAAAAAACTGGGTGCTATAGTTACCAAAAAAATATACCCCGGCCGGCCCCATACCATCCTGCAGGAAGAGCTGGAACTGGCAAGCAACATTTTAGCAGCTGATAATGGATAA
- a CDS encoding cupin domain-containing protein yields the protein MDAYAITRIYADENGDSRFEEISRPLESEGEIGFLSDPEKAESIIFRKVVSTYDYDFHTAPARQYLFLMDGGIEIETSLGEKRQFETGEVLLLEDTTGKGHKTRNLKPETRSSVFVTLK from the coding sequence ATGGACGCTTATGCCATCACCAGAATATATGCCGACGAAAACGGTGACAGTCGCTTTGAGGAAATTTCGAGGCCACTGGAATCGGAGGGTGAAATTGGTTTTTTGTCTGACCCGGAAAAAGCTGAAAGTATCATTTTCAGGAAAGTAGTATCTACCTATGATTACGACTTTCACACAGCTCCGGCACGGCAATACCTTTTCCTGATGGATGGAGGAATTGAAATAGAAACCTCCTTAGGCGAAAAGCGGCAATTCGAGACAGGAGAGGTACTGCTGCTGGAAGACACAACCGGCAAAGGACATAAAACCCGGAACCTGAAGCCTGAAACACGCAGCTCCGTTTTCGTAACACTTAAGTAA
- a CDS encoding ring-cleaving dioxygenase, whose amino-acid sequence MGTKIAGLHHITAIAGMAKQNLDFYTNVLGLRLLKKTVNFDDPGTYHFYFGDEKGSAGTILTFFPHEGARRGSAGTGMATNIAYAVPEGSFDFWIDRFEKHNVIYNKPSEKFGEKYLTFLDPDGLKLELVIPKNGDNRKPWETDEVKANVATKGFHGVTLTLQNKEKTAKILTDIFGYTFQEQSGNRYRYTTDAVDTANIIDLVELPNEARGIGGAGTNHHIAFRVKNEDELMQFHDKIAGLGYNITNKIDRNYFYSLYFREPGGVLFEIATDNPGFGIDEPWDKLGSGLLLPPQYEPRRAEIEAILPKVD is encoded by the coding sequence ATGGGAACGAAGATAGCAGGCTTGCACCACATCACGGCGATAGCTGGTATGGCCAAGCAAAATTTAGATTTTTACACCAACGTACTGGGACTGCGTTTGCTCAAAAAGACAGTAAACTTTGATGATCCGGGTACTTACCACTTTTATTTCGGAGATGAGAAAGGCAGTGCCGGTACCATCCTGACTTTTTTCCCGCACGAAGGCGCCCGCCGGGGCAGCGCCGGTACAGGGATGGCCACCAACATTGCGTACGCGGTGCCGGAAGGCAGCTTCGATTTCTGGATCGACCGTTTTGAAAAGCATAACGTGATCTACAACAAGCCATCCGAAAAGTTTGGTGAAAAATACCTGACCTTCCTCGACCCGGATGGGTTGAAACTGGAACTGGTAATACCTAAGAACGGCGATAACCGCAAGCCTTGGGAAACCGACGAAGTAAAAGCAAATGTGGCAACCAAAGGCTTCCATGGCGTAACGCTGACGCTGCAGAACAAAGAGAAGACAGCTAAGATCCTGACGGATATTTTTGGCTATACCTTTCAGGAGCAGAGTGGCAACCGCTACCGCTATACAACGGATGCAGTGGATACTGCCAATATCATTGATCTGGTAGAGTTGCCGAACGAAGCACGCGGCATAGGCGGCGCTGGTACCAACCACCACATCGCCTTCCGGGTGAAGAACGAAGATGAGCTGATGCAGTTTCATGATAAGATCGCCGGGCTTGGCTACAACATAACCAATAAGATAGACCGCAATTATTTCTATTCGCTTTATTTCCGGGAACCGGGTGGTGTGTTGTTTGAGATCGCTACCGATAATCCGGGTTTCGGAATTGACGAGCCATGGGATAAACTGGGAAGCGGATTGCTGTTGCCGCCACAGTACGAGCCACGCAGAGCAGAAATTGAAGCCATTCTGCCTAAGGTAGACTAA
- a CDS encoding YceI family protein: MATIKWVVDPMHSEVQFKVKHLMITTVTGHFRNFNIEAVTTSDKFTDAARIVFTADVNSISTNNEQRDAHLKSADFFDVEKYDGIKFDAKSYENVGGSDYLLHGDLTIRDVTRPVTVGVEFGGIVVDPYGQTKAGFTVDGKISRKEFGLTWNAVTEAGSVVVSDEIRLQADVQLVKQS, translated from the coding sequence ATGGCAACTATAAAATGGGTAGTAGACCCGATGCACAGTGAAGTACAGTTCAAAGTAAAACACTTGATGATCACGACCGTGACCGGACACTTCAGAAACTTCAACATTGAGGCAGTTACAACAAGCGACAAATTCACGGATGCAGCGCGTATTGTTTTTACGGCTGATGTAAACTCTATCAGTACCAATAACGAACAGCGTGACGCGCACCTGAAATCGGCAGATTTTTTTGATGTGGAGAAGTACGACGGGATTAAGTTTGACGCCAAAAGTTATGAGAACGTTGGTGGCAGCGATTACCTGTTGCATGGCGACCTGACCATCCGTGATGTGACCAGGCCGGTCACGGTAGGCGTAGAGTTTGGCGGCATAGTAGTAGACCCTTACGGTCAGACCAAAGCCGGTTTTACAGTGGATGGTAAAATAAGCCGCAAAGAATTCGGGCTTACCTGGAATGCCGTAACCGAGGCAGGCAGCGTAGTAGTAAGTGACGAGATCAGGTTACAGGCTGATGTTCAGCTTGTAAAGCAGTCATAA
- a CDS encoding NADPH-dependent FMN reductase, producing the protein MEEQQKDNRQGHTSFLVFSASLRSDSLNTRLAKLAALAIEKNGGTVDFANMSDFDCPSFNQDLEVDNYHPEGAEEFRKRILANDAFIIASPEYNGSMPGIIKNVIDWTSRFRPQPFNQHHALLMSASPSMAGGNRGLWSLRIPLEHLGTRVYPDMFSLASAHQAFDAEGKIKDDTLAKRFEDNLVSFMNLVEASKHYPCIKKAWVEFLGEKTEKETERVE; encoded by the coding sequence ATGGAAGAGCAGCAAAAAGATAACCGCCAGGGCCATACCAGTTTTCTTGTTTTTTCAGCTTCATTAAGAAGCGATTCGCTAAACACCAGGCTGGCGAAGCTGGCGGCATTGGCCATAGAAAAAAATGGTGGCACCGTTGATTTTGCCAATATGAGCGATTTTGATTGCCCCTCTTTTAACCAGGATCTGGAAGTAGATAATTATCATCCGGAAGGAGCGGAAGAATTCCGGAAACGCATCCTGGCAAACGATGCTTTTATTATTGCCTCGCCGGAATACAATGGTTCCATGCCTGGCATTATCAAGAATGTGATCGACTGGACTTCCCGCTTTCGCCCGCAGCCTTTCAACCAACACCATGCGCTGCTTATGTCTGCTTCTCCGTCTATGGCCGGGGGTAACCGCGGACTCTGGTCACTGAGAATTCCTTTAGAGCACCTGGGCACCAGGGTTTATCCGGATATGTTTTCGTTAGCCTCGGCCCACCAGGCTTTTGATGCGGAAGGCAAGATAAAAGATGACACGCTGGCCAAAAGGTTTGAAGATAATCTTGTCAGTTTCATGAACCTGGTGGAAGCATCCAAACATTATCCGTGCATCAAAAAAGCGTGGGTCGAGTTCCTGGGCGAAAAGACAGAAAAGGAAACCGAACGCGTGGAATAG